A DNA window from bacterium contains the following coding sequences:
- the rpsQ gene encoding 30S ribosomal protein S17 — MTVERKTKEGIVISDKMAKTAVVEVVRRVRDPIFGKFLTKKKKFKVHDEKNECAVGDRVAIQECKPISKTKRWVVTQVVEKGANL; from the coding sequence ATGACCGTTGAAAGAAAAACAAAAGAAGGCATTGTGATTAGCGATAAGATGGCAAAAACAGCCGTTGTTGAGGTTGTACGTCGCGTTCGCGATCCTATCTTTGGAAAATTTTTGACCAAGAAGAAAAAATTCAAGGTTCATGACGAAAAAAACGAATGCGCCGTGGGTGACCGCGTAGCCATCCAAGAATGCAAACCCATTAGTAAAACCAAAAGATGGGTTGTTACTCAGGTGGTTGAAAAGGGCGCTAACTTATAA
- the rpmC gene encoding 50S ribosomal protein L29 has product MKPSELKDKSQAELDKLVAEWKEELFGLKLKKSTNQLDKTHRLGEIKKDIARVATMKNAKKG; this is encoded by the coding sequence GTGAAGCCTAGTGAATTAAAAGATAAGTCCCAGGCCGAGCTGGATAAGCTTGTAGCCGAGTGGAAAGAAGAGCTGTTTGGTTTAAAACTTAAAAAGTCTACCAACCAGTTAGATAAAACGCACCGCTTGGGAGAAATTAAAAAAGATATCGCCCGTGTGGCAACCATGAAGAATGCGAAGAAGGGATAA